From Halomicrobium salinisoli, the proteins below share one genomic window:
- a CDS encoding undecaprenyl diphosphate synthase family protein produces the protein MALYDRYLASRVQLSDAALPETVALVITERDLLSGGAYGTLEHFLDLAFRFGADRVVVYVSVLDESAVPTLESEFRDLRAPREIAVRVPEDDEPADAPIQVSIGLGGKHEFAIAVRSIAEEVADGDLDPADVDEDAIEGRLVFPTAPDLVIKTGAERLSDFMIWQSVYSELYFTDVNWQNFRDRDYLRALRDYQERQRRFGR, from the coding sequence GTGGCCCTCTACGACCGGTACCTGGCGAGCAGGGTGCAGCTGAGCGACGCCGCCCTCCCCGAGACCGTGGCGCTGGTGATCACCGAGCGCGACCTGCTCTCCGGCGGTGCCTACGGGACCTTGGAGCATTTTCTCGACCTCGCCTTCCGCTTCGGCGCCGACCGGGTCGTGGTCTACGTCAGCGTCCTCGACGAGAGCGCCGTCCCCACCCTCGAATCGGAGTTCCGGGACCTGCGGGCGCCCCGCGAGATCGCCGTCCGCGTCCCCGAGGACGACGAGCCCGCCGACGCGCCGATCCAGGTCTCCATCGGCCTCGGCGGCAAACACGAGTTCGCCATCGCCGTTCGCAGCATCGCTGAGGAGGTCGCCGACGGCGACCTCGACCCCGCCGACGTCGACGAGGACGCCATCGAGGGCCGGCTGGTCTTCCCGACCGCCCCCGACCTCGTCATCAAGACCGGCGCCGAACGCCTCTCGGACTTCATGATCTGGCAGTCGGTCTACTCCGAACTGTACTTCACCGACGTCAACTGGCAGAACTTCCGCGACCGGGACTACCTCCGCGCGCTGCGGGATTATCAGGAGCGCCAGCGGAGATTTGGCCGATAG
- a CDS encoding HalOD1 output domain-containing protein, translating to MAYDDVRSRGSAGGTHGREDHRYAYHDHESAAELTTTLVHALADVMGRDVTEIEWRLADSIDPDALDRVFSPPGSGTAGGDCHVAFVVEGYRVTVYGNGEIVITPSERPPR from the coding sequence ATGGCGTACGACGACGTCCGGTCGCGAGGAAGCGCGGGTGGGACGCACGGGCGGGAGGACCACCGGTACGCGTATCACGACCACGAGAGCGCCGCCGAACTGACGACGACCCTCGTCCACGCCCTGGCGGACGTGATGGGGCGGGACGTCACCGAGATCGAGTGGCGACTCGCCGACAGCATCGACCCGGACGCGCTCGACCGGGTCTTCTCGCCGCCGGGGAGCGGGACCGCCGGCGGTGACTGCCACGTCGCCTTCGTCGTCGAGGGCTATCGCGTCACCGTCTACGGCAACGGCGAGATCGTCATCACGCCGTCGGAGCGCCCGCCGCGCTAG
- a CDS encoding ABC transporter ATP-binding protein: MSVIELEDVVKRYDSGGEVVEALKGVDFSLSRGEMVAIIGPSGSGKSTLLNMIGLLDTPTEGRIVLDGQEVTDLGADDRTDHRRDGIGFIFQSYHLLPILTAVENVAVPSMWDRSVDRRDRARDLLGRVGLGDRTEHTPHQLSGGQKQRVAIARALVNEPHIVLADEPTGNLDQDTGATILDELSRMKEEEDVAIAAVTHDTQLTKYADRSVELVDGVIQ, translated from the coding sequence ATGAGCGTCATCGAGCTCGAGGACGTGGTGAAGCGGTACGACAGCGGCGGCGAGGTCGTCGAGGCCCTGAAGGGCGTCGACTTCTCGCTGTCCCGCGGCGAGATGGTCGCGATCATCGGCCCCTCCGGCTCGGGCAAGAGCACGCTGTTGAACATGATCGGGCTGCTGGACACGCCCACCGAGGGGCGGATCGTCCTCGACGGACAGGAGGTGACCGACCTGGGGGCCGACGATCGGACGGACCACCGCCGCGACGGCATCGGGTTCATCTTCCAGAGCTACCACCTGCTGCCGATCCTGACCGCCGTCGAGAACGTCGCCGTCCCGTCGATGTGGGACCGGTCGGTCGATCGCCGCGACCGGGCACGGGACCTCCTCGGGCGCGTCGGGCTCGGGGATCGGACCGAGCACACGCCCCACCAGCTCTCGGGCGGGCAGAAACAGCGGGTCGCCATCGCGCGGGCGCTGGTGAACGAACCGCACATCGTTCTGGCCGACGAGCCGACCGGCAACCTCGACCAGGACACCGGCGCGACCATCCTCGACGAGCTCTCGCGGATGAAAGAAGAGGAGGACGTCGCCATCGCCGCCGTGACCCACGACACGCAGCTGACGAAGTACGCCGACCGCTCGGTCGAACTGGTCGACGGGGTGATACAGTGA
- a CDS encoding DUF3311 domain-containing protein, with product MRDRTETIGWSVVALLLIALAVPWFWWGSDAVVAGLPVWIWWHVGWMALASVAFAAFARYGWGAGVVPREDRSAATDGEDATTPEVTADG from the coding sequence ATGAGGGATCGAACCGAGACGATCGGCTGGAGCGTCGTGGCGCTGCTCCTGATCGCGCTCGCCGTCCCCTGGTTCTGGTGGGGGTCGGACGCCGTCGTCGCCGGGCTCCCGGTGTGGATCTGGTGGCACGTCGGCTGGATGGCGCTGGCGTCGGTCGCCTTCGCCGCCTTCGCCCGATACGGCTGGGGCGCCGGCGTCGTGCCGCGCGAGGACCGCTCGGCCGCCACGGACGGCGAGGACGCGACCACGCCGGAGGTGACCGCGGATGGCTGA
- a CDS encoding ABC transporter permease, with amino-acid sequence MSRLRGWLPSVLMAWRNLWRNRLRTILAALGIVIGVIAIAGLGITGSALRYGTTQQFNDLTNQATVQTGEDAERRHLTESQVLTIREVVGDANATVIPIKSQRVRVASYRQEISASVEEVTHPRALYTAQRGEIPEPFFDGVLLDNETADRLNATIGDRVIVGDDSYEVRAIIGEGGIGYRRAEVVVSPPAVADRGYQAVSIVAEDGDMAQDLANATRDRMNAPDEELVRVDTRAGLNNRVGDFFSTVNLILLGIGSISLLVAGVSILNVMLMSTIERRSEIGVLRAVGVRRTEVLRMILTEATLLGVLGGAVGALLSLGIGALLYDRLYEDPTLVLRWAAMRYVIVGFAFGAGASLLSGIYPAWKAANERPVEAIRS; translated from the coding sequence GTGAGCCGACTCCGGGGCTGGCTGCCCAGCGTGCTGATGGCCTGGCGGAACCTGTGGCGCAACAGGCTCCGGACGATCCTGGCCGCGCTGGGCATCGTCATCGGCGTGATAGCGATCGCCGGCCTGGGGATCACCGGGTCGGCGCTGCGGTACGGGACGACCCAGCAGTTCAACGACCTGACGAACCAGGCGACCGTCCAGACCGGCGAGGACGCCGAGCGGCGCCACCTCACGGAGTCGCAGGTGCTGACGATCCGCGAGGTGGTCGGCGACGCGAACGCGACGGTCATCCCGATCAAGAGCCAGCGGGTCCGGGTCGCCTCATACCGCCAGGAGATCAGCGCCAGCGTCGAGGAGGTGACCCATCCACGGGCGCTGTACACCGCCCAGCGGGGCGAGATTCCCGAGCCGTTCTTCGACGGCGTCCTGCTGGACAACGAGACGGCCGACCGCCTCAACGCCACCATCGGCGACCGGGTGATCGTCGGCGACGACTCCTACGAGGTCCGGGCGATCATCGGCGAGGGCGGCATCGGCTACCGCCGCGCCGAGGTCGTCGTGTCGCCGCCCGCCGTCGCCGACCGGGGCTATCAGGCGGTCTCGATCGTCGCCGAGGACGGGGACATGGCGCAGGACCTCGCCAACGCGACGCGGGACCGCATGAACGCCCCCGACGAGGAGCTCGTCCGGGTCGACACGCGGGCGGGCCTGAACAACCGCGTCGGCGACTTCTTCAGTACGGTCAACCTGATCCTGCTGGGGATCGGCTCCATCTCGCTGCTGGTCGCCGGCGTGAGCATCCTCAACGTGATGCTCATGTCGACCATCGAGCGCCGCAGCGAGATCGGGGTCCTCCGCGCGGTCGGCGTCCGGCGGACCGAGGTGCTGCGGATGATCCTCACCGAGGCGACGCTGCTGGGCGTCCTCGGTGGGGCCGTCGGCGCGTTGCTCTCGCTCGGGATCGGCGCGCTCCTCTACGACAGGCTCTACGAGGACCCCACGCTGGTCCTCCGGTGGGCCGCGATGCGGTACGTCATCGTCGGGTTCGCCTTCGGCGCCGGTGCCAGCCTCCTCAGCGGCATCTACCCCGCCTGGAAGGCCGCCAACGAGCGGCCCGTCGAGGCGATCCGGAGCTGA
- a CDS encoding sugar phosphate isomerase/epimerase family protein — protein sequence MQTAIQLYTLRNYDGSILEILDAVGETTFDGVEFAYRVDEAPAADVRDRLAETGLVASSAHVGVDAMEDDFAGVVEAAETLGYDDVVVPWLDPEHFETVAAVEETAERLNGLAAKFADEGLRLHYHNHDQEFVETDAGVAYQVLAERTDDDLFLEVDAGWALAGGADPGDLLRRYGDRITHVHFKDVAPDEDGEPAIGEGDLDVAAAAAAARDVDAEWAVFENDEPGDPATSLQRGADVLDEHA from the coding sequence ATGCAGACGGCCATCCAGCTGTACACGCTGCGGAACTACGACGGGTCGATCCTGGAGATCCTCGACGCCGTCGGCGAGACGACGTTCGACGGCGTGGAGTTCGCCTACCGCGTCGACGAGGCGCCCGCCGCGGACGTCCGCGACCGCCTGGCCGAGACCGGCCTCGTCGCCTCGTCGGCCCACGTCGGCGTCGACGCCATGGAGGACGACTTCGCGGGCGTCGTCGAGGCGGCCGAGACGCTCGGGTACGACGACGTGGTCGTCCCGTGGCTCGACCCGGAGCACTTCGAGACGGTCGCGGCCGTCGAGGAGACGGCCGAGCGCCTGAACGGGCTGGCGGCGAAGTTCGCCGACGAGGGGCTGCGACTGCACTACCACAACCACGACCAGGAGTTCGTCGAGACCGACGCGGGCGTCGCCTACCAGGTCCTCGCCGAGCGAACCGACGACGACCTCTTCCTCGAGGTCGACGCGGGCTGGGCGCTGGCCGGCGGCGCCGACCCGGGCGACCTGCTCCGGCGATACGGCGACCGGATCACTCACGTCCACTTCAAGGACGTCGCGCCGGACGAGGACGGCGAGCCCGCCATCGGCGAGGGCGACCTGGACGTCGCCGCCGCGGCCGCGGCGGCTCGCGACGTCGACGCCGAGTGGGCCGTCTTCGAGAACGACGAGCCCGGCGACCCGGCGACCTCGCTGCAGCGGGGCGCCGACGTGCTCGACGAACACGCCTGA
- a CDS encoding GNAT family N-acetyltransferase, with product MIREGRPEDLPALRAVQSATLAEPWPDLLETAVDGPPLVLVCDRGGPVGYALAVPDVPVTYVAELAVAPDSQGEGVGTDLVTALFDRLRERGVERVRLTARAVDEGVHDFYEGLGFDVVERVPDHYESGDGLLFERSL from the coding sequence ATGATCCGCGAGGGCCGTCCGGAGGACCTGCCCGCACTGCGGGCCGTTCAGTCGGCGACGCTGGCCGAGCCGTGGCCGGACCTGCTGGAGACCGCCGTCGACGGCCCGCCGCTCGTGCTCGTCTGCGACCGGGGCGGGCCGGTCGGATACGCGCTGGCCGTCCCGGACGTACCGGTCACCTACGTCGCCGAGCTGGCCGTCGCCCCCGACAGCCAGGGCGAGGGCGTCGGTACGGATCTCGTGACTGCGCTGTTCGACCGCCTCCGCGAGCGCGGCGTCGAGCGCGTCCGGCTCACCGCCCGCGCGGTCGACGAGGGCGTCCACGACTTCTACGAGGGACTCGGCTTCGACGTCGTCGAGCGGGTCCCGGACCACTACGAGAGCGGCGACGGGCTCCTCTTCGAGCGGTCGCTATAG
- a CDS encoding DUF5778 family protein: MDADADADAEERTGNAADEDDVDAGEREALDRELYRRTKALLEPGDIELNGVILHTDFGGQQDIEMMEASVEAGDVIAGHAGHDPADTYVYSGNDDPEFSSNQHQGLTIEGEEFVWECQQLLRDGTFDVVFYYEASADHEAIVADLREAGYEVTGVEG, from the coding sequence ATGGACGCCGACGCTGACGCAGATGCCGAGGAACGCACCGGGAACGCCGCGGACGAGGACGACGTCGACGCCGGCGAGCGGGAGGCCCTCGACCGCGAGCTGTACCGGCGGACCAAGGCGCTGCTGGAGCCCGGCGACATCGAGCTGAACGGGGTCATCCTCCACACCGACTTCGGGGGGCAGCAGGACATCGAGATGATGGAGGCAAGCGTCGAGGCCGGGGACGTCATCGCGGGCCACGCCGGCCACGACCCCGCGGACACGTACGTGTACTCGGGCAACGACGACCCCGAGTTCTCCTCGAACCAGCACCAGGGACTGACCATCGAGGGCGAGGAGTTCGTCTGGGAGTGCCAGCAGCTGCTGCGCGACGGCACCTTCGACGTCGTCTTCTACTACGAGGCCAGCGCCGACCACGAGGCCATCGTCGCTGACCTCCGCGAGGCCGGCTACGAGGTCACCGGCGTCGAGGGGTAG
- a CDS encoding cold-shock protein, with amino-acid sequence MATGTVDFFNDTGGYGFIETEDAEEDVFFHMEDVGGPDLEEGQEVEFDIVQADKGPRAENLERL; translated from the coding sequence ATGGCGACCGGTACGGTTGACTTCTTCAACGACACTGGCGGTTACGGATTCATCGAGACCGAGGACGCCGAGGAGGACGTGTTCTTCCACATGGAAGACGTCGGCGGCCCCGACCTGGAGGAAGGTCAGGAGGTCGAGTTCGACATCGTGCAAGCGGACAAGGGTCCGCGGGCGGAAAACCTGGAGCGTCTCTAA
- the uppS gene encoding polyprenyl diphosphate synthase — MLRWVRSLARDGYEQLLRRELSGVPDHVAVIQDGNRRYAREQGEEPSEGHREGAETTEALLRWCEELGVEEVTLYTFSTENFDRPEDQREHLFDLIERKLREFADADRVHENEVHIRAIGETDMLPERVRDAIEYAESRTASYDRLNLNIALAYGGRAEMLGAARDVAEEVDAGDLDPADVDVETVEERLYDGPTRDVDLIVRTGGDERISNFLPWYVNGNEAAAYFCAPYWPEFRKIDFLRAIRTYENRTQSWRRTRARRALALIRAVGAAEAPKARRVLGRFEDALPSGEREALEEDVDAEPAAD, encoded by the coding sequence ATGCTACGGTGGGTTCGGTCACTCGCCCGTGACGGCTACGAGCAGTTGCTGCGCCGGGAGCTGTCGGGCGTGCCCGATCACGTGGCCGTCATTCAGGACGGGAACCGTCGGTACGCGCGCGAACAGGGCGAGGAGCCGAGCGAGGGCCACCGCGAAGGCGCCGAGACCACCGAGGCGCTGCTGCGGTGGTGCGAGGAACTCGGCGTCGAGGAGGTGACCCTGTACACGTTCTCGACGGAGAACTTCGACCGCCCCGAGGACCAGCGCGAGCACCTCTTCGACCTGATCGAGCGCAAGCTCCGGGAGTTCGCCGACGCCGACCGCGTCCACGAGAACGAGGTCCACATCCGCGCCATCGGCGAGACGGACATGCTCCCCGAGCGCGTCCGCGACGCCATCGAGTACGCCGAGTCGCGGACGGCGAGCTACGACCGGCTGAACCTGAACATCGCGCTGGCCTACGGCGGTCGCGCCGAGATGCTCGGCGCCGCGCGCGACGTCGCCGAGGAGGTCGACGCCGGCGACCTCGACCCCGCGGACGTCGACGTCGAGACCGTCGAGGAGCGGCTCTACGACGGGCCGACCCGCGACGTCGACCTCATCGTCCGCACCGGCGGCGACGAGCGCATCTCGAACTTCCTGCCGTGGTACGTCAACGGCAACGAGGCCGCCGCCTACTTCTGTGCCCCCTACTGGCCCGAGTTCCGGAAGATCGACTTCCTCCGGGCGATCCGGACCTACGAGAACCGCACCCAGTCCTGGCGGCGCACCCGCGCGCGGCGGGCGCTCGCACTGATCCGCGCCGTCGGCGCCGCCGAGGCCCCCAAGGCACGGCGCGTGCTGGGCCGGTTCGAGGACGCGCTCCCCAGCGGGGAACGCGAGGCCCTCGAAGAAGACGTCGACGCCGAACCGGCTGCGGACTGA
- the dnaG gene encoding DNA primase DnaG produces MQDSAKYLIHADITANGVVERSDVVGAVFGQTEGLLGDDLDLRELQEGSQVGRVEVDVESEGGQSFGEITIASRLDRIETAILAASLETIERVGPCRASVTVTELEDVRSAKRREVVERATELLAQFEADAMTSSDIVEEVRQRVRVETVTDYEGYPAGPRIPDSDAVVIVEGRADVLQLLQYGIKNAVAVEGTNVPEAVADLTRSRTTTAFLDGDRGGELVLKELAQVGSVDYVAFAPSGESVEDISRRQVMEALRDKVPFEAVEEGRVAALAGGEDAATPTDGGQTTVPESPERAGAAPSAETGPDPGPVEPGVDDGTTAEVDGAAADAVDDAAASEAASDPDAIEGPGTEEGDAAAADEAPATIAAHVRAVIGGDGDGVRLLDGDAAVLDAGPADEAFDRLEAAGPVPATVVVDGPVTQRLLDLAAQRGVERVIGAEAGEFVKRPTAVRVLTADDVLE; encoded by the coding sequence ATGCAGGACTCCGCCAAGTACCTCATCCACGCGGACATCACAGCCAACGGCGTCGTCGAGCGCAGCGACGTCGTCGGCGCCGTCTTCGGGCAGACGGAGGGACTCCTGGGCGACGACCTCGACCTCCGGGAGCTACAGGAGGGGTCGCAGGTCGGCCGCGTGGAGGTGGACGTCGAGTCCGAGGGCGGGCAGTCGTTCGGCGAGATCACCATCGCCAGTCGGCTGGACCGCATCGAGACGGCGATCCTGGCGGCGTCGCTGGAGACCATCGAGCGCGTCGGTCCCTGTCGGGCGTCGGTGACGGTCACCGAACTGGAGGACGTCCGCAGCGCGAAGCGCCGCGAGGTCGTCGAGCGCGCGACCGAACTGCTCGCGCAGTTCGAGGCCGACGCGATGACCTCCAGCGACATCGTCGAGGAGGTCCGCCAGCGCGTCCGCGTGGAGACGGTCACCGACTACGAGGGATACCCGGCGGGACCGCGGATCCCGGACAGCGACGCCGTGGTGATCGTCGAGGGGCGGGCGGACGTCCTGCAGCTGCTCCAGTACGGCATCAAGAACGCCGTCGCCGTCGAGGGGACGAACGTCCCCGAGGCCGTCGCCGACCTCACGCGGAGCCGGACGACCACGGCCTTCCTCGACGGCGACCGCGGCGGCGAGCTCGTCCTGAAGGAACTCGCGCAGGTCGGCAGCGTCGACTACGTCGCCTTCGCGCCGTCCGGCGAGTCCGTCGAGGACATCTCGCGGCGTCAGGTCATGGAGGCGCTGCGGGACAAGGTCCCCTTCGAGGCGGTCGAGGAGGGGCGGGTCGCGGCGCTGGCCGGCGGCGAGGACGCGGCGACGCCGACCGACGGCGGCCAGACGACCGTCCCGGAGTCCCCCGAACGGGCCGGTGCTGCCCCGTCGGCGGAGACGGGACCTGACCCCGGACCTGTGGAGCCCGGTGTCGACGACGGGACGACGGCCGAGGTCGACGGCGCCGCTGCCGACGCCGTCGACGACGCGGCGGCCAGCGAAGCGGCGAGCGATCCGGACGCGATCGAGGGGCCCGGGACCGAAGAGGGCGACGCGGCCGCGGCCGACGAGGCGCCGGCGACGATCGCCGCCCACGTCCGCGCGGTGATCGGCGGCGACGGCGACGGCGTCCGACTGCTGGACGGCGACGCCGCGGTGCTCGACGCGGGCCCGGCCGACGAGGCCTTCGATCGCCTCGAAGCCGCCGGTCCAGTACCGGCGACCGTCGTCGTGGACGGCCCGGTGACCCAGCGGTTGCTGGACCTGGCCGCCCAGCGCGGCGTCGAGCGGGTGATCGGCGCCGAGGCGGGCGAGTTCGTCAAGCGGCCGACGGCCGTCCGGGTGCTGACGGCCGACGACGTGCTGGAGTGA
- a CDS encoding tRNA-binding protein — MGIEADDIAPERFLEDVEMRVGEVVDVADFPEARKDVYKLEVDFGDETRQSAAGLTDNYDREDLLGSQVVAVVNLGTVSIAGFESQCLVTGVDDADGDVVHLRPEREVPNGTRVY, encoded by the coding sequence ATGGGTATCGAAGCAGACGACATCGCGCCCGAGCGGTTCCTGGAGGACGTCGAGATGCGCGTCGGCGAGGTCGTCGACGTCGCGGACTTCCCCGAGGCGCGCAAGGACGTGTACAAACTCGAAGTGGACTTCGGCGACGAGACCCGGCAGTCGGCCGCCGGGCTGACCGACAACTACGACCGGGAGGACCTGCTGGGGAGCCAGGTGGTCGCGGTCGTGAACCTCGGGACCGTCTCGATCGCCGGCTTCGAGAGTCAGTGCCTGGTCACCGGCGTCGACGACGCCGACGGCGACGTGGTCCACCTCCGGCCCGAGCGCGAGGTGCCCAACGGGACACGGGTGTACTGA
- a CDS encoding DUF92 domain-containing protein, with amino-acid sequence MTSTVRRAAAFALVGSLSLLVPALSVVRSLPAVAPVWSAATETVVATAPFVLIAVLALTAVDEGRLFDLFERPGDRQEGKLYGLAGFALAVAGLALLSVQFGLPVWAFVGSVFALSWGNVGERLVDAVTDERVVATGGFVAAGFLAATLASALAATLVGVELTGEFVALLAFLGTSAGLLGALLRSVLFERDDPLVLLSIGLVLWLFSDLPIDTTATRVAVALGVTAGLGYVSYALDTASLPGMLTGVFLGLLTIVLGDFRWFAMLITFFGLGGLSTKFRYDEKLERGIAEENEGARGSGNVLANSLVALVAVLVAAASPSHTGVEPVFLLFAFAGSVSAAMSDTFSSEFGGLYDEPRLITTLERVEPGTDGGVTWQGGVAGVVGAALIAGIAAGLFGRVGPTGGAVILAAGVAGMLVDSLLGATIEGQWVGNQGVNFLATLAAAVVAAALAVAAVPL; translated from the coding sequence GTGACTTCGACGGTTCGCCGGGCAGCGGCCTTCGCGCTCGTGGGATCGCTGTCGCTGCTGGTCCCGGCGCTGTCGGTCGTCCGGTCGCTCCCGGCGGTGGCTCCGGTGTGGTCCGCCGCGACGGAGACGGTGGTCGCGACGGCCCCGTTCGTCCTCATCGCCGTCCTCGCGCTGACGGCCGTCGACGAGGGGCGGCTGTTCGACCTGTTCGAGCGCCCCGGGGACCGCCAGGAGGGGAAGCTCTACGGGCTGGCGGGGTTCGCGCTGGCCGTCGCCGGCCTCGCGCTGCTGTCCGTCCAGTTCGGGCTGCCGGTCTGGGCGTTCGTCGGGAGCGTCTTCGCGCTCTCCTGGGGGAACGTCGGCGAGCGGCTCGTCGACGCGGTGACCGACGAGCGGGTCGTGGCGACCGGCGGGTTCGTCGCCGCGGGGTTCCTGGCGGCGACGCTCGCCAGCGCCCTCGCCGCCACGCTTGTCGGGGTGGAACTGACCGGGGAATTCGTCGCGCTGCTGGCCTTCCTCGGGACCAGCGCCGGGCTGCTCGGCGCGCTGCTGCGCTCCGTGCTCTTCGAGCGCGACGACCCGCTCGTGCTCCTGTCGATCGGGCTGGTCCTGTGGCTGTTCTCGGACCTGCCCATCGACACGACGGCGACGCGGGTGGCCGTCGCACTGGGCGTCACGGCGGGGCTGGGCTACGTCTCCTACGCGCTGGACACCGCCTCGCTGCCGGGCATGCTCACCGGCGTCTTCCTCGGCCTGTTGACCATCGTCCTCGGGGACTTCCGGTGGTTCGCCATGCTGATCACCTTCTTCGGCCTGGGCGGGCTCTCGACGAAGTTCCGCTACGACGAGAAGCTCGAGCGGGGCATCGCCGAGGAGAACGAGGGCGCCCGCGGCAGCGGGAACGTGCTGGCCAACTCCCTGGTCGCGCTGGTGGCCGTGCTCGTCGCCGCGGCCAGCCCCAGCCACACCGGCGTCGAACCCGTGTTCCTGCTCTTTGCCTTCGCCGGGTCCGTCTCCGCCGCGATGAGCGACACCTTCTCCAGCGAGTTCGGGGGACTCTACGACGAGCCGCGGCTGATCACGACGCTGGAGCGGGTCGAGCCCGGCACCGACGGCGGCGTCACCTGGCAGGGCGGGGTCGCCGGGGTGGTCGGTGCGGCGCTGATCGCGGGCATCGCCGCGGGCCTGTTCGGCCGCGTCGGTCCCACCGGCGGCGCGGTGATCCTGGCCGCCGGCGTCGCCGGCATGCTCGTCGACAGCCTGCTCGGCGCGACCATCGAGGGCCAGTGGGTCGGCAACCAGGGCGTCAACTTCCTGGCGACGCTGGCGGCCGCCGTCGTCGCCGCCGCGCTGGCCGTCGCCGCCGTTCCCCTATGA
- a CDS encoding cold-shock protein, translating to MAQGTVDFFNDTGGYGFIETDDADEDVFFHMEDVGGPDLEEGQEVEFDIVEADKGPRAENLTRL from the coding sequence ATGGCGCAAGGCACTGTCGACTTCTTCAACGACACCGGCGGCTACGGTTTCATCGAGACAGACGACGCCGACGAGGACGTCTTCTTCCACATGGAAGACGTCGGCGGCCCCGACCTGGAGGAGGGTCAGGAGGTCGAGTTCGACATCGTCGAAGCGGACAAGGGTCCGCGCGCCGAGAACCTGACGCGTCTGTAA